The following proteins come from a genomic window of Leptospira bandrabouensis:
- the creD gene encoding cell envelope integrity protein CreD: protein MSKLQTSVNLRLAILGGMVLLFIIPLAMIGSLIEERNSARNEAVIEVGEKWGTNQTILGPILMIPYNVRIPKSGSTKEKDKWDYMTEYAYFLPDELDSVVDMKTELRKRSIYEIPLYTSKVKITGKFSSISSSDFPNDTTYIYWDDSRLILSVSDLKGLGGEMKLSWSGKEKKFLPGTRSSHLPSGLNVPIILTDSGNSHPFEIQLEVKGSDSFSMIPIGKKSKLFMSSDWKDPSFNGNLLPKDRSIQEDGFSAVWESSYFARSYPQVIHSMDDSILNTILNSGYGVSLVIPVDHYLKMERSVKYGLLLIVTSFALFFLMEVFGGVLLHPIQYILIGSAMVLFYILNLSFSEHFGFLPAYIVSSAAVTGLIGYYAIHVLRNKKKGLITASYYLVLYSFLYVILASEEQALILGSLALFSILAFVMHFTRKVDWYQFGLKKEV, encoded by the coding sequence ATGAGTAAATTACAAACATCTGTCAACCTTCGGCTAGCCATACTTGGTGGTATGGTTTTATTATTTATCATTCCATTGGCAATGATAGGTTCCTTGATCGAAGAAAGAAATTCCGCTAGAAACGAGGCTGTAATCGAAGTTGGCGAAAAATGGGGAACAAACCAAACGATTCTTGGCCCTATTTTGATGATTCCATATAACGTGAGGATTCCCAAATCAGGTTCCACAAAAGAAAAAGATAAATGGGATTATATGACAGAGTATGCTTATTTTTTACCCGACGAATTGGATTCTGTTGTAGATATGAAAACGGAACTTCGTAAAAGAAGTATCTATGAAATTCCATTATACACAAGTAAGGTGAAGATAACTGGAAAATTTTCATCAATTTCATCTTCTGATTTTCCAAATGACACAACATATATCTATTGGGATGATTCACGATTGATTCTTTCTGTTTCCGATTTGAAAGGACTTGGCGGAGAAATGAAACTATCTTGGTCAGGAAAAGAGAAAAAGTTTTTGCCAGGAACTAGGTCCTCTCATTTACCATCGGGACTGAATGTTCCTATCATTTTGACAGATTCCGGAAATTCGCATCCATTTGAAATCCAGTTAGAAGTAAAAGGATCTGATTCGTTTTCTATGATTCCCATTGGAAAAAAATCTAAATTATTTATGAGTTCTGATTGGAAAGATCCATCCTTTAATGGAAATCTTTTGCCAAAAGATAGAAGCATTCAAGAGGATGGATTCTCTGCTGTATGGGAGTCATCATACTTTGCCAGATCCTATCCGCAAGTGATCCATTCTATGGATGATTCCATTTTGAATACAATTTTGAATTCAGGTTATGGAGTGAGTCTTGTGATTCCTGTAGATCATTATCTAAAGATGGAAAGGTCTGTAAAATACGGACTTCTTTTGATTGTTACAAGTTTTGCATTATTTTTCCTAATGGAGGTGTTTGGTGGAGTTTTGTTACACCCTATCCAATACATTTTAATTGGTTCGGCAATGGTTTTGTTTTACATTCTGAATTTATCTTTTTCCGAACACTTTGGTTTTTTACCTGCATACATTGTGTCAAGCGCTGCAGTGACTGGACTCATTGGGTATTATGCAATCCATGTTCTACGAAACAAAAAAAAGGGACTGATCACTGCCTCTTATTATTTAGTTCTGTATTCGTTTTTATATGTGATTTTAGCTTCCGAAGAACAAGCGTTAATTTTGGGATCTTTGGCACTGTTTTCGATTCTAGCTTTTGTGATGCATTTTACTCGTAAGGTGGACTGGTATCAGTTTGGTTTGAAAAAGGAAGTCTAA
- a CDS encoding TRL domain-containing protein: MKYILLAIFSLAFFANCLTTPIPGALINVTSQHVLADATGNTLTSAKVEKSGKSCSFSFVLANYLFYGAGHSIDQAAKDGGIKKIAVVDRESLSILTGLFYRECVVVWGE, translated from the coding sequence ATGAAATACATTTTACTTGCCATTTTTAGTTTGGCTTTTTTTGCGAACTGTCTAACTACCCCTATCCCTGGAGCTTTAATCAATGTTACAAGCCAACATGTTTTGGCAGATGCAACTGGAAATACTTTAACATCTGCGAAAGTAGAAAAATCAGGTAAGTCCTGCAGTTTTTCATTTGTTCTTGCCAACTATTTATTTTACGGAGCAGGTCATTCTATTGATCAAGCTGCGAAAGATGGTGGTATCAAAAAAATTGCTGTGGTTGATAGAGAATCTTTATCAATCCTTACTGGCCTTTTCTACCGTGAGTGTGTGGTTGTTTGGGGAGAGTAA
- a CDS encoding DUF4349 domain-containing protein, with the protein MIFILFAFLLQCGKESNNESTPTVEAEMRSMDMPMEKKVATSTSRTDDAIEPPSVESQLGQVFVPIQTTSERLLEYQVQLSYQTQDLIKTRKDILGFITKYGYIESSSAVNTDSPYMSLRIHIRSEKLYEALIELDTYGVLLNEDISTVDHTEGMVWQKIKSNREKIRLVRRSIANNQTSANSKNWQAIEEAVTDSENNLDSSEHEIWKIKDRVKWATLNINFSTPIPADKVQIPTYKNAFVGILNLFLELTYYLIWMIPFLLLAGILYFPLKKIYFYFKK; encoded by the coding sequence ATGATCTTCATTCTATTTGCCTTCCTTTTGCAGTGTGGCAAAGAATCTAACAACGAATCTACACCGACGGTCGAAGCGGAAATGCGTTCTATGGACATGCCTATGGAAAAAAAAGTGGCGACCTCTACCTCGCGCACGGATGACGCCATCGAACCGCCGTCAGTTGAAAGCCAACTTGGACAAGTATTTGTTCCTATCCAAACAACATCAGAAAGATTACTTGAATACCAAGTCCAATTGAGTTACCAAACGCAAGACCTAATTAAAACGAGAAAAGATATCCTCGGTTTTATTACAAAGTATGGTTACATTGAAAGTAGTTCTGCTGTGAATACGGACTCACCTTACATGAGTTTACGAATTCATATTCGATCTGAAAAATTATATGAAGCTTTGATAGAATTGGATACGTATGGTGTATTACTTAATGAAGATATATCGACTGTAGATCATACAGAAGGTATGGTTTGGCAAAAGATAAAATCAAACCGAGAAAAAATTCGTTTAGTGAGACGATCAATTGCAAACAACCAAACTTCGGCAAATTCCAAAAATTGGCAGGCAATCGAGGAAGCAGTCACTGATAGCGAAAATAATTTAGATAGTTCGGAACATGAAATTTGGAAAATAAAAGATAGAGTTAAATGGGCAACATTAAACATAAATTTTTCCACTCCAATCCCTGCTGATAAAGTTCAAATTCCAACTTATAAAAATGCCTTTGTTGGAATTTTGAATTTATTTTTAGAGTTAACCTACTATTTGATTTGGATGATTCCATTTTTACTATTAGCAGGTATCTTGTATTTTCCTTTGAAAAAAATATATTTTTACTTTAAAAAATAA
- a CDS encoding TRL-like family protein, whose product MKMKLVFISLLSVFLFANCAIGPTHGHIFSSTKFAGTFNPENNVKATKEAKGCQFTVLYIFSVGDAGAGSIANKNGINKIATIDHSSLSILTSLFRNYCTIVSGE is encoded by the coding sequence ATGAAAATGAAACTAGTATTTATTTCTTTACTTTCTGTGTTTTTATTCGCAAATTGTGCGATTGGCCCAACTCACGGGCATATTTTTTCTTCTACAAAATTTGCTGGAACTTTCAACCCAGAAAACAATGTAAAGGCAACTAAAGAAGCAAAAGGATGCCAATTCACAGTTCTTTATATTTTTAGCGTGGGTGATGCAGGTGCTGGATCTATTGCAAACAAAAACGGAATTAATAAAATTGCAACGATTGACCATTCATCCCTTTCCATTCTAACCAGTTTATTCCGTAACTACTGCACAATTGTATCAGGAGAATAA
- a CDS encoding gamma-glutamyltransferase family protein yields the protein MANFLRGLCFFLTLLFLFQCLGSRRPLVPSYVDPQGSLRDSAIGKKYMVATGNPLATKVAIKVLESGGNAVDAAVAALLVLNVTNGEAASFPSVAPTLVYDQKTGQVKSYIGAGTAPKKANIEWFKENGYDVMPKNSILSQLLPASPDVIVRLLQDHGTKSFSELVQPAIEVAEEGFPANRILVKNLDLPLYKRLGFTIIMPYNSEVYLEKKWWYGIREGELTKRSDLAKTWRSMANEEVVSLKKGKTRKQALESVRDYFYKGPVADAIVKLHTDKNGLFTKDDLANYSGGWEKPVSGEFGEYKILSNQTWTQGPVVPMVLQLLDGINLKAMGHNSPEYIHTVSQAIELVVADREKYFGDPKFLDVPLEGLLSKKYASLRRQLIQKEAFGKTPPFGNPWIFDSKKTTSSNLQFNETKDQTVSEIKYGKDTTYLSIIDAAGNAVSLTPSDFPQSPMVPDTGLTLGIRMTQFRLDPNHPSSLAPGKRPRITPNPGMVLKKGKLWMSFGTPGGDVQSQAMIQFFLNVIVFGMDPQKAVEAPRFRSVNWPDSFSPHTYRPGGIELEESLYVSVSDSLKEKGYKVYKKGHLDNDFGAVCAVLNEGKKLIGVADPREESWAEGK from the coding sequence ATGGCCAATTTCCTTAGAGGTTTATGTTTTTTCCTTACGTTACTTTTTTTGTTTCAATGTTTAGGAAGTCGTAGACCACTCGTTCCATCTTACGTCGACCCGCAAGGTAGTTTACGTGATTCAGCCATTGGAAAAAAATATATGGTGGCTACTGGGAATCCACTGGCTACAAAAGTCGCTATCAAAGTTTTGGAAAGTGGTGGCAATGCAGTTGATGCAGCAGTTGCCGCATTGCTTGTGTTAAACGTTACTAATGGTGAAGCTGCCAGTTTCCCATCGGTAGCACCTACCTTAGTTTATGATCAAAAAACAGGCCAAGTAAAAAGTTATATAGGTGCTGGGACTGCACCAAAAAAGGCAAACATCGAATGGTTTAAAGAAAACGGATACGATGTGATGCCTAAAAATTCGATTTTAAGTCAATTATTGCCAGCTTCCCCAGATGTTATCGTACGTTTGTTACAAGATCATGGAACCAAATCTTTTTCTGAATTAGTGCAACCGGCAATCGAAGTAGCGGAAGAGGGATTTCCTGCCAATCGTATCCTTGTTAAAAACTTAGATTTACCTTTATACAAACGTTTAGGTTTTACAATCATCATGCCTTATAATTCTGAAGTGTATTTGGAAAAAAAATGGTGGTATGGAATTCGGGAAGGGGAACTAACCAAACGATCAGATCTTGCTAAAACTTGGCGATCTATGGCAAATGAAGAAGTTGTATCTCTTAAAAAAGGAAAAACTAGAAAGCAAGCCTTAGAGTCTGTAAGAGATTATTTTTACAAAGGACCTGTGGCAGATGCTATCGTAAAATTACATACAGATAAAAATGGACTTTTTACTAAAGATGATTTAGCAAATTATTCAGGCGGTTGGGAAAAACCAGTTTCTGGGGAATTTGGAGAATATAAAATTTTATCTAACCAAACATGGACACAAGGGCCTGTAGTTCCAATGGTTTTGCAACTGTTAGATGGTATTAACTTAAAAGCTATGGGTCACAACTCACCAGAATACATTCACACAGTATCACAGGCAATTGAACTTGTTGTCGCAGATAGAGAAAAATACTTTGGAGATCCAAAATTTTTAGATGTTCCTTTAGAAGGTTTACTCTCAAAAAAGTATGCTAGTTTAAGACGCCAATTAATTCAAAAGGAAGCCTTTGGTAAAACTCCTCCTTTTGGGAATCCTTGGATCTTTGATTCCAAAAAAACTACCTCTTCGAATCTACAATTTAATGAAACCAAAGACCAAACTGTGAGTGAAATCAAATATGGAAAAGATACAACTTATTTAAGTATCATTGATGCAGCGGGTAATGCAGTTTCTCTGACTCCAAGTGATTTTCCTCAATCACCAATGGTTCCAGATACTGGATTAACATTGGGTATACGAATGACTCAGTTCCGATTGGATCCAAACCATCCCTCTTCTCTGGCACCAGGAAAACGACCACGAATCACTCCAAACCCTGGTATGGTTTTAAAAAAGGGAAAGTTATGGATGAGTTTTGGAACTCCTGGGGGAGATGTACAGAGCCAAGCGATGATCCAATTTTTTTTGAATGTCATTGTTTTCGGAATGGACCCACAAAAAGCAGTGGAAGCACCTAGATTTCGTTCGGTGAACTGGCCTGATAGTTTTTCACCACATACTTACCGTCCAGGTGGAATTGAATTAGAAGAGTCTCTTTATGTTTCAGTATCTGATTCCCTAAAAGAAAAAGGCTACAAGGTTTATAAAAAAGGTCATTTAGATAATGATTTTGGTGCCGTATGTGCTGTGTTAAATGAAGGAAAAAAATTAATAGGTGTAGCTGACCCTAGAGAAGAATCTTGGGCAGAAGGAAAATAG
- the lsa14 gene encoding adhesin Lsa14: MKKSIFFAISLTIILLTQNCTGASMMTQYSPNTNTNPTREYATQGVQFKGGAVFHKSNVPGPIGINAEPSLEGRGCNHAILYLFSFGDSSIESAKKSANITKVAFVDFEQLGVLGGFLYHRVCTIVKGS, from the coding sequence GTGAAAAAGAGCATTTTTTTTGCAATCTCACTCACAATCATACTACTAACCCAAAATTGTACAGGTGCTTCGATGATGACGCAGTATTCACCTAATACAAATACTAACCCAACTAGAGAATATGCGACCCAAGGCGTACAGTTTAAGGGTGGAGCAGTATTCCATAAGTCAAATGTACCTGGCCCAATTGGAATCAATGCAGAACCATCTCTAGAAGGCCGTGGTTGCAACCATGCCATCCTTTATTTGTTTTCTTTTGGCGATTCCTCCATTGAATCTGCTAAAAAATCAGCAAACATCACAAAAGTTGCTTTCGTAGATTTCGAACAACTTGGAGTTTTAGGTGGTTTTTTATACCATAGAGTATGTACAATTGTTAAAGGGTCTTAA
- a CDS encoding methyl-accepting chemotaxis protein yields the protein MFAKIFSPNKVMTISDDLFTEVMLRNNKRMFMSFLSILALANVATLSIKIAGKGSDYLTYQSILVEFVLATTILVVGYLLSSRLKTHWSSSYISITGVTLCLLVFQYVIYGATELAATFYISFVLSVLYFNRNASIYNFILIIVSEILLFTLRPELIPGGPKSNIIVRFLIFVWVGIGATVGATATRNLLNLAVEKQKEAKKALDNLMNMAKTIRQTIDLMKEQIKNQDTISDELKHISEHQASSLSEISTSLLELSSKADSNNKIAKSLYNESEVSIQSVNDLKAINETVQTGTGRIYKNLDVVMSYSNDTSEHIHLSINKFNILQEKSTEISEFVSVINDIADKVNLLSLNAAIEAARAGEHGRGFAVVAEEISKLAEATTRNSKEISNIIQENLSLIGESSELINRSSDLMGKLDSAIGIIKNEITGVGSKIVEIDKAIETIDNLNTRIYETSKTIENSTNFQKIATEESTKITADISEYAANIVEISKQISDSSKSTGGIIVQLDSLAKEMTN from the coding sequence TTGTTCGCTAAAATTTTTTCCCCCAATAAGGTAATGACCATTTCCGACGACCTTTTCACGGAAGTGATGTTAAGAAACAACAAACGTATGTTCATGTCGTTTCTTTCGATCCTCGCTCTTGCGAACGTAGCGACATTATCCATTAAAATAGCAGGGAAAGGGTCGGATTACTTAACCTATCAGAGCATCTTGGTGGAATTCGTTTTAGCCACCACCATATTGGTTGTCGGATATTTACTTTCTAGTCGATTAAAAACACATTGGTCTTCGAGTTATATCTCTATCACTGGTGTGACTTTATGTTTGCTCGTGTTTCAGTATGTGATTTATGGCGCAACCGAACTTGCAGCTACTTTCTATATTTCTTTTGTTCTCAGTGTTTTATATTTTAATCGAAATGCCTCCATTTATAATTTTATCTTAATTATCGTTTCTGAGATCCTATTGTTTACCTTAAGACCAGAACTAATTCCAGGTGGACCGAAAAGTAATATCATTGTTAGGTTTCTTATTTTTGTTTGGGTAGGAATTGGAGCGACTGTTGGAGCCACTGCCACTAGAAATCTTCTGAACTTAGCTGTGGAAAAACAAAAAGAAGCTAAGAAGGCTTTAGACAATTTAATGAATATGGCGAAAACCATTCGCCAAACCATTGATCTTATGAAAGAACAGATTAAAAATCAGGACACCATATCGGATGAACTGAAACATATATCTGAACACCAAGCTTCCTCGCTTTCTGAAATTTCTACATCTTTATTGGAACTATCATCAAAAGCAGATTCGAACAATAAAATTGCCAAATCTCTCTATAACGAATCAGAAGTTTCGATTCAATCCGTAAATGATTTAAAAGCAATCAATGAAACTGTTCAAACTGGAACAGGGAGAATTTATAAAAATTTAGATGTAGTTATGAGTTATTCGAATGATACATCGGAACATATCCATCTCTCCATCAATAAGTTCAATATTTTACAAGAGAAAAGTACAGAAATTTCAGAGTTTGTTTCCGTGATTAATGATATTGCTGACAAAGTAAATTTATTATCTTTGAATGCGGCCATTGAAGCAGCAAGAGCTGGTGAACATGGTCGGGGATTTGCAGTCGTCGCGGAAGAGATTTCAAAGTTAGCTGAGGCGACAACTCGTAATTCCAAAGAAATTTCAAATATCATCCAAGAAAATCTTTCTCTCATTGGTGAAAGTAGCGAACTCATCAATCGATCCTCTGATCTTATGGGAAAATTGGATTCTGCCATTGGAATCATCAAAAATGAAATCACAGGTGTTGGATCCAAAATTGTAGAAATTGATAAGGCGATTGAAACCATCGATAACCTAAACACGAGGATTTACGAAACTAGTAAAACGATCGAAAATTCTACAAATTTCCAGAAGATTGCAACAGAAGAGTCTACGAAAATAACAGCAGATATATCCGAATACGCTGCCAACATAGTCGAAATTTCCAAACAAATTTCAGATAGTAGCAAATCGACCGGAGGAATCATTGTTCAGCTTGATTCTTTGGCCAAAGAAATGACAAATTAA
- the creC gene encoding two-component system sensor histidine kinase CreC → MDKTEDSIRPRYMETVEESLNDTAHILSAVVEEQLKQNPRAFAKFQNTLHSLFSPVFENTNKRSFNAKIYSLLKTNTDIQVYITDEKGIVIFDSEVYRKGLDYSKFNDVYLTLQGKYGARSSKLLDKEGEGALFVASPIRFKNRIVGVLTVIKPKTGVIPFIEEAKRKFWRISLLVASAIAILFSLLAYLFFRPILSLSQYVTSLRKKEKAVFPKIGIRELNELGKEVDLLVEEIEGKKYIESYVQTLTHEIKSPLSSILASVELLQSHPNESIRLTKNIHEEAKRIQNLIEQMLELSSLEGKKSISLDDSILLYDLVQEVLVNFQSEMEWKSVQIFVHCENRKWELKGNRNYLYLAIENLIRNSIDFANKNDVINIEIKEGSEGFLRFSVLDEGQKIPDYALERVTEKFYSLPRPTNNRKSSGLGLSIVSQIVDLHGGTLEIQNREPRGVSVSIGFPKN, encoded by the coding sequence ATCGATAAAACAGAAGATTCAATACGACCTCGCTATATGGAAACTGTCGAGGAATCTTTAAACGATACAGCTCATATTTTGTCCGCAGTGGTAGAGGAACAATTAAAACAAAATCCTCGTGCTTTTGCAAAGTTTCAAAACACCCTACATTCCCTTTTTTCTCCTGTTTTCGAAAATACCAACAAACGATCTTTTAATGCAAAAATATATTCTCTTTTAAAAACCAATACTGATATTCAAGTTTATATTACAGATGAAAAAGGAATTGTCATATTTGATTCGGAGGTATACCGAAAAGGTCTCGACTATTCAAAGTTTAATGATGTATATTTGACTCTGCAAGGTAAGTATGGAGCAAGATCTAGCAAACTTTTGGATAAGGAAGGAGAGGGAGCTTTATTTGTAGCTTCACCCATTCGATTCAAAAACCGAATTGTTGGAGTGCTTACTGTGATTAAACCCAAAACAGGTGTAATTCCTTTCATAGAGGAAGCAAAACGAAAGTTTTGGCGTATTTCACTTCTTGTAGCATCTGCGATTGCTATTTTATTTAGTTTGTTAGCGTATTTATTTTTTCGACCCATTCTAAGTCTGTCTCAATATGTAACTTCCCTTCGAAAGAAAGAAAAGGCGGTTTTTCCCAAAATTGGAATTCGTGAGTTGAATGAATTGGGGAAAGAAGTGGATTTACTTGTAGAGGAAATTGAAGGAAAAAAATATATAGAATCGTATGTACAAACCTTAACACATGAAATTAAAAGTCCACTTTCTTCCATATTAGCGTCTGTCGAACTTTTACAATCTCATCCAAACGAATCTATCCGGCTTACCAAAAATATTCACGAGGAAGCAAAACGAATTCAAAATCTCATTGAACAAATGTTAGAGCTTTCTTCTTTAGAAGGTAAAAAATCTATTTCTTTAGATGATAGTATTCTTTTGTATGATTTGGTTCAGGAAGTATTAGTAAATTTCCAATCAGAAATGGAATGGAAGTCGGTTCAAATTTTTGTTCATTGCGAAAATAGAAAGTGGGAGCTAAAAGGAAATCGTAATTATTTATATTTGGCTATCGAAAACTTAATTAGAAACTCAATCGATTTTGCAAATAAAAACGATGTCATCAATATCGAAATCAAGGAAGGATCGGAAGGTTTCCTAAGATTTTCTGTTTTAGACGAAGGCCAAAAGATCCCTGACTATGCGTTAGAGCGGGTAACTGAAAAATTTTATTCTTTGCCAAGACCAACAAATAACCGTAAAAGTTCTGGTTTAGGTCTTAGTATTGTAAGCCAAATTGTGGATTTGCATGGAGGTACATTAGAGATCCAAAATCGGGAACCTCGTGGAGTCTCCGTATCGATAGGGTTTCCAAAAAACTAG
- a CDS encoding response regulator, whose translation MTKILLIEDEPGIQETIQITLESEGFFVFLASTGKDGIQLVSKDISLIILDIGLPDQNGFEVLKEIRKSFQTPVIFLTARNTEIDKVLGLEIGADDYIVKPFSPRELLARIRAILRRTIPTQFVEESKFRISLDKKLVYFNGKTLNLSPYEYKTMELFFRWPGRIFTREEIMDSVWTEPEDSFDRAVDTVIKNIRARFKELDPDFDPIETRRGQGYGLKEKI comes from the coding sequence ATGACAAAAATACTTCTGATTGAAGATGAACCGGGAATTCAGGAAACCATTCAAATTACATTAGAGTCAGAAGGATTTTTTGTTTTTCTCGCTTCCACAGGGAAAGATGGAATCCAATTAGTCTCAAAGGATATATCTTTAATAATACTCGATATTGGATTACCTGACCAAAATGGATTTGAGGTATTAAAAGAAATTCGTAAATCCTTTCAAACACCTGTTATATTTCTAACTGCTAGAAATACTGAGATTGATAAAGTATTAGGCTTGGAAATTGGGGCAGATGATTATATAGTTAAACCTTTTAGTCCTAGAGAACTTTTGGCAAGGATACGTGCTATATTACGAAGGACAATACCAACTCAATTTGTTGAAGAATCAAAATTTAGAATTTCATTGGATAAGAAGTTAGTATATTTCAATGGAAAAACATTAAATCTTTCTCCATACGAATACAAAACGATGGAGTTGTTCTTTAGGTGGCCAGGTAGAATTTTCACTAGAGAAGAAATTATGGACAGTGTTTGGACAGAACCAGAAGATAGTTTCGACCGCGCAGTGGATACTGTGATCAAAAACATCCGTGCCAGGTTTAAAGAATTGGACCCAGATTTTGATCCCATTGAAACAAGAAGGGGACAAGGATATGGATTAAAGGAAAAGATATGA
- a CDS encoding methyl-accepting chemotaxis protein, whose amino-acid sequence MQRNSIKFILLLSGASILFVISCLVGTVAYYFGQQKIKEAYIGQMHGIVGVVGQEIDDFFLNHVNVIKTVANDQRTIASLKTGKPIAQSYYKEMSDRYGVYENIYTHTYDNDPRVVADATGIAIGWKMKPEDMDPEELKAGKEKRYFIGKPILNPLTNYPVVTITYPVYDNGKLIGNAGIALSLMGLTDKIITKIKIGRDGYVLIAEKSGSLIAIKDKSQILKYDFSKDESGLRMLNLKTNEVLEFDYLEKDHLAVSYRLDNWNLVILAIQPKDEIKEALFELLIIIAISSLVIAFVSIWLLYILLSKRLNPLEDVSHIFKEMSEGNLTSSIKVVYDDEIGRMGKGLNTFISSLRKSFEEIQRITMELASASEQLTSSSNNFATGAQSTAASSEEMSATVEEMSAGMDYIAASTERQFGNFTNFHSKIRELSESIRKIGSEIESTLKLAESISNQAKKGEESIQGMSQMIENILHSSGEMTAIIQIINEISDQTQLLALNAAIEAARAGEAGRGFAVVADEISKLSEKTASSIKSIGTMITRNNRELDSGANAIRSSAETLRNIIQNVETVNSAMNKLYSITSAQESIKREVDEGAEQMGLDAETIQLSTNEQKKAVREISEVIIQINEHTLSTASGSEEMSSSAQNLASTAEILKGITDRFKL is encoded by the coding sequence ATGCAGCGTAATTCCATTAAATTCATTTTGTTGTTGAGTGGTGCATCCATTCTTTTTGTTATCAGTTGTTTGGTGGGAACTGTTGCTTATTATTTTGGACAACAAAAGATAAAAGAGGCTTATATAGGACAAATGCATGGAATTGTAGGTGTTGTCGGCCAAGAGATTGATGATTTTTTTCTAAATCATGTCAATGTGATTAAAACAGTAGCCAATGACCAAAGAACTATTGCTTCTCTAAAAACTGGAAAACCAATTGCACAATCATACTATAAAGAAATGAGCGATCGTTATGGAGTGTACGAAAATATTTATACTCATACTTACGACAATGATCCTAGAGTTGTGGCCGATGCGACTGGAATTGCAATTGGATGGAAAATGAAACCAGAAGATATGGATCCAGAAGAATTAAAAGCAGGAAAAGAAAAACGATATTTTATTGGAAAACCGATTCTAAATCCTCTCACTAACTATCCAGTCGTTACGATTACTTATCCAGTTTACGATAATGGAAAACTAATTGGAAATGCAGGGATTGCACTTTCATTAATGGGTTTAACTGATAAGATAATCACTAAAATTAAAATTGGACGTGATGGGTATGTTCTTATTGCAGAAAAATCAGGATCTCTCATTGCAATAAAAGATAAAAGTCAAATTCTTAAATATGATTTTTCAAAAGATGAATCAGGTCTACGTATGTTGAACTTGAAAACGAATGAGGTTTTAGAGTTTGATTATTTAGAAAAGGATCATCTGGCAGTGAGTTACCGCTTAGATAATTGGAATCTTGTTATCCTTGCCATCCAACCAAAAGATGAAATCAAAGAAGCACTTTTTGAATTACTAATAATCATCGCTATTTCTTCCTTAGTCATTGCATTCGTATCAATTTGGTTGTTATATATTTTATTAAGTAAAAGATTAAACCCTTTAGAAGATGTAAGTCATATTTTTAAAGAAATGTCTGAAGGGAATTTAACATCTTCCATCAAGGTTGTATATGATGATGAGATTGGAAGAATGGGAAAAGGCCTTAATACTTTTATATCTAGTTTAAGAAAATCATTTGAAGAAATTCAAAGAATTACAATGGAACTTGCCTCGGCATCAGAGCAGCTTACTTCCTCTTCCAATAACTTTGCAACTGGAGCGCAGTCAACGGCAGCTTCTTCCGAGGAGATGTCGGCCACTGTTGAGGAAATGTCTGCTGGTATGGATTATATCGCTGCTTCCACCGAAAGACAGTTTGGAAATTTTACAAACTTTCATTCCAAAATTCGCGAATTATCGGAAAGTATCCGTAAAATTGGATCAGAGATAGAAAGCACTTTGAAATTAGCTGAATCGATTTCCAACCAAGCCAAAAAAGGGGAAGAGTCAATTCAAGGTATGAGTCAAATGATCGAGAATATTCTTCATTCCTCAGGTGAGATGACCGCTATCATTCAAATCATCAATGAAATTTCTGACCAAACTCAACTACTTGCTTTGAACGCTGCAATTGAAGCAGCAAGAGCAGGGGAAGCAGGAAGGGGGTTTGCTGTGGTCGCAGATGAAATCTCCAAACTTTCCGAAAAAACAGCATCATCCATAAAATCCATTGGAACGATGATTACTAGGAACAATCGAGAATTGGATTCTGGTGCAAATGCCATCCGATCTTCTGCTGAAACATTACGTAATATCATTCAGAATGTGGAAACAGTTAACTCAGCTATGAATAAATTGTATTCAATTACTTCTGCCCAAGAGTCCATCAAACGAGAAGTTGATGAAGGTGCAGAACAAATGGGATTAGATGCGGAGACAATCCAACTTTCCACAAATGAACAGAAAAAAGCAGTCAGAGAAATCTCAGAAGTTATTATACAAATCAACGAACATACGTTAAGTACTGCTTCTGGATCAGAAGAGATGTCATCTTCGGCGCAAAATTTAGCGTCCACTGCAGAAATCTTAAAAGGGATTACCGACCGATTTAAGTTATAA